In Acidaminococcus fermentans DSM 20731, one genomic interval encodes:
- a CDS encoding tripartite tricarboxylate transporter TctB family protein — protein sequence MGTRKLAEYIIDLVLLLVGIALAVASQSIPPGSSIGIGGDFMPKVCTKIWIFISLCLLLWEKFTPDDHQKGITADLKCLGLTALALFLYIALLDTLGFVLSSILYMAAQMLIFIPLENRNRKHYIMIGVLALVVPLLINEVFEEVFSLLLPAGILF from the coding sequence ATGGGTACAAGAAAACTTGCGGAATACATCATCGATCTGGTCCTGCTGCTGGTGGGCATTGCCCTGGCGGTGGCGTCTCAGAGCATCCCTCCGGGATCTTCCATTGGCATTGGTGGAGACTTTATGCCGAAAGTCTGTACGAAAATCTGGATTTTTATCAGTCTCTGCCTGTTGCTGTGGGAAAAATTCACTCCGGATGATCACCAGAAAGGCATCACGGCTGATCTGAAATGCCTGGGCCTTACAGCCCTTGCACTTTTTCTTTATATTGCTCTGCTGGATACTCTGGGATTTGTGCTTTCTTCCATTCTGTACATGGCCGCCCAGATGCTGATTTTCATCCCGTTGGAAAATCGGAACCGGAAGCACTACATTATGATCGGCGTCCTGGCCCTGGTGGTGCCCCTTTTGATCAATGAAGTCTTTGAAGAAGTCTTTTCCCTGCTCCTTCCGGCCGGGATCCTGTTCTAA
- a CDS encoding tripartite tricarboxylate transporter substrate binding protein, with product MLKKILCAGLAAALLVAVTGCGGAKDKGKTANTKAKWPKNVEVVVPYGAGGDTDFNARLLSQKLSKKLGTNIVVSNIKGNGGATGSRKVKDGKKDGSILLFNHTGFAVNKASKASDFGFDDFSFASIVGLNPGNVIVVNKKLGINSLAELKAYTEQHPDELKIAVQTGATSYVIASQLVNQGFKLKMVDAGAAASRLTALLGGHVDVIFSPYGGVKDYIAKGEMVPLAMDGENDLVVPDKNINVKTIKHQGFDAYVPFYYFVAFPKGTDQALIDSFNAAAKDIIENDKDYQSKIYNMYFQKPTFLPGSDGLAKFSAYEKVLQGVKFTDVAKNN from the coding sequence ATGCTGAAAAAAATTTTGTGTGCAGGGCTGGCAGCGGCGCTTCTGGTTGCTGTTACAGGCTGTGGGGGAGCCAAAGACAAGGGGAAGACCGCCAATACCAAGGCCAAATGGCCCAAAAACGTGGAAGTGGTGGTCCCTTATGGGGCCGGCGGGGATACGGATTTCAACGCCCGTCTGCTGTCCCAGAAGCTGAGCAAGAAACTGGGAACCAACATCGTCGTTTCCAACATCAAGGGTAATGGAGGCGCTACCGGATCCCGGAAGGTCAAGGATGGGAAGAAAGACGGCAGCATCCTCCTGTTCAACCACACGGGATTTGCCGTGAACAAGGCCAGCAAGGCTTCCGATTTCGGATTCGATGATTTCTCCTTTGCATCCATAGTAGGTCTGAACCCCGGGAATGTCATTGTGGTGAACAAGAAACTGGGGATCAATTCGTTGGCTGAACTGAAAGCCTATACGGAACAACATCCGGATGAACTGAAGATTGCCGTCCAGACCGGGGCTACCTCTTATGTCATTGCATCCCAGCTGGTCAATCAGGGATTTAAACTGAAAATGGTGGATGCAGGAGCTGCAGCATCCCGTCTGACCGCCCTTCTGGGGGGCCATGTGGATGTCATCTTCTCTCCTTACGGCGGCGTAAAGGATTACATTGCCAAAGGGGAAATGGTTCCTCTGGCTATGGATGGGGAAAATGATCTGGTGGTTCCGGACAAGAACATCAATGTAAAGACCATCAAACACCAGGGCTTTGACGCCTATGTGCCCTTCTACTACTTTGTGGCCTTCCCCAAAGGTACGGATCAGGCTCTGATTGATTCTTTCAATGCGGCAGCCAAAGACATCATTGAAAATGATAAGGATTACCAGAGCAAGATTTACAACATGTACTTCCAGAAACCCACCTTCCTGCCGGGCAGCGATGGACTGGCCAAGTTCAGCGCCTATGAAAAAGTCCTTCAGGGAGTCAAGTTTACGGATGTTGCCAAGAACAACTGA
- a CDS encoding LysR family transcriptional regulator: MDTRLIEHILKIAEEKSITKAAEKLYLTQSALNQQLLHLEHELGTPLFKRSKTNWGPTRAGEIYLEGAREMLRVKQNTYSQISDLTHGYTGTIRVGMTPVRGPDMFIHVYPAFHEQYPNLVVVPYELNVFQMQKLVTAGDLDLGFMTLFESQRDDNEYQNLYEEEILIAVPEAWNLEGAVMEAGKRRPRLPLLALKDRPMILLRKQTTMRPVLDRLFRARQVVPQILFDTANPATILEMVRAGICCGIVAESTAQGFEQGIRYYSFEKPLRWNVAVSYPKGAFLNQAENLFIQQAREYWMQKAKVQSAEQK, encoded by the coding sequence ATGGATACCAGACTCATCGAGCATATCCTTAAAATTGCAGAAGAAAAGAGCATCACCAAAGCGGCGGAAAAGCTGTATCTGACCCAGTCGGCGCTGAACCAGCAGCTGCTCCACCTGGAGCATGAACTGGGAACGCCGCTTTTCAAGCGGAGCAAGACCAACTGGGGGCCCACCCGGGCCGGGGAAATCTACCTGGAGGGAGCCCGGGAAATGCTCCGGGTGAAGCAGAATACCTACAGCCAGATCAGCGACCTGACCCATGGGTACACGGGAACCATCCGGGTGGGCATGACCCCGGTCCGGGGACCGGACATGTTCATCCATGTGTATCCGGCTTTCCATGAACAGTATCCCAATCTGGTGGTGGTTCCCTATGAACTGAACGTGTTCCAGATGCAGAAGCTGGTCACTGCCGGGGATCTGGACCTGGGGTTCATGACCCTGTTCGAAAGCCAGCGGGATGACAATGAATACCAGAATCTGTATGAAGAAGAGATCCTCATTGCGGTGCCGGAAGCCTGGAATCTGGAAGGGGCCGTAATGGAAGCCGGAAAAAGACGGCCCCGGCTGCCCCTCCTGGCCCTGAAGGACCGGCCCATGATCCTGCTCCGGAAGCAGACCACCATGCGTCCGGTGCTGGACCGGCTGTTCCGGGCCCGGCAGGTGGTGCCGCAGATCCTGTTCGACACCGCCAACCCTGCCACCATCCTGGAAATGGTCCGGGCCGGGATCTGCTGCGGCATCGTGGCGGAATCCACTGCCCAGGGCTTCGAACAGGGGATCCGGTACTATTCCTTTGAAAAGCCCCTCCGCTGGAACGTGGCAGTCAGCTACCCCAAAGGAGCCTTTTTGAACCAGGCGGAGAATTTGTTCATCCAGCAGGCCCGGGAGTACTGGATGCAAAAAGCCAAAGTGCAGAGTGCAGAGCAAAAGTGA
- a CDS encoding NRAMP family divalent metal transporter — protein sequence MQESLTIEKTMEDAEENSQVSSWHSKLRALGPGILMASAAVGGSHIVASTQAGAIYGWQLAIIIILANLCKYPFFRFGVHYTLSTNESLLQGYQRKGNLYLGVFFILNVFAAMVNTAAVSIICAAILKFIFMAVGVNFAVSIPMASTMVIAITWGMLILGQYRFLDGLSKGIMIALTVSTVSAVIIAAFKGGMPMAQDFVAPNPWTLTSLGFIVALMGWMPAPIEISALNSMWVVAKRRLNPVSFKDGIFDFNVGYIGTAILALVFMALGALVQYGSGEKVEAAGVAYIGQLIKMYAFAIGSWSKLLIALIAFLCMFGTTLTVIDGYSRANDEALRLLLKKDHSSTRNLNIWMTVTALIGIVIISGFMSDVATMLYFAMICSFVSTPFFALLNFSLVRTGANKVKGGLFWLGVFGFLYLAGFTILFIAYEAGLLR from the coding sequence ATGCAAGAGTCTTTAACCATTGAAAAAACAATGGAAGATGCCGAAGAGAACAGTCAGGTCTCCAGCTGGCATTCCAAACTCCGGGCACTGGGGCCGGGTATCCTGATGGCATCGGCTGCTGTGGGCGGATCCCACATTGTTGCTTCCACCCAGGCAGGGGCCATTTACGGGTGGCAGCTGGCCATCATCATTATCCTTGCGAACCTTTGCAAGTATCCGTTTTTCCGTTTTGGTGTCCATTATACCCTGTCCACCAATGAGTCCCTGCTGCAAGGGTATCAGAGAAAAGGCAATCTGTATCTCGGGGTATTCTTCATACTGAACGTGTTTGCCGCCATGGTCAACACTGCCGCCGTCAGCATTATTTGTGCTGCAATCCTGAAATTCATCTTCATGGCGGTGGGCGTGAACTTTGCCGTGAGCATCCCCATGGCCAGCACCATGGTCATTGCCATTACCTGGGGAATGCTGATCCTGGGACAGTACCGTTTCCTGGATGGGCTTTCCAAAGGGATCATGATTGCCCTGACCGTTTCTACGGTATCTGCCGTAATTATCGCAGCCTTCAAAGGCGGTATGCCCATGGCACAGGATTTTGTGGCACCCAATCCCTGGACGCTGACATCTCTCGGCTTTATCGTGGCCCTGATGGGCTGGATGCCGGCACCCATTGAAATCTCCGCGTTGAATTCCATGTGGGTGGTTGCGAAACGCCGCCTGAATCCGGTCAGTTTCAAGGATGGCATCTTCGACTTCAACGTGGGCTACATCGGTACGGCAATCCTTGCCCTGGTCTTCATGGCCCTGGGGGCACTGGTCCAGTACGGCAGCGGTGAAAAGGTCGAGGCAGCCGGTGTTGCCTATATCGGCCAGCTGATCAAAATGTACGCCTTTGCCATCGGATCCTGGTCCAAACTGCTCATTGCCCTGATTGCTTTCCTGTGCATGTTCGGGACCACCCTTACCGTTATCGACGGCTACTCCCGTGCCAACGATGAGGCCCTCCGGCTGCTGCTGAAAAAGGATCACAGCTCCACCCGGAACCTGAACATCTGGATGACGGTTACGGCCCTGATCGGGATTGTCATCATTTCCGGCTTCATGAGTGATGTGGCCACCATGCTCTACTTCGCCATGATCTGCTCCTTTGTTTCCACTCCGTTCTTTGCACTGCTGAACTTCTCCCTGGTGCGGACGGGAGCGAACAAAGTCAAGGGCGGCCTGTTCTGGCTGGGTGTATTCGGATTCCTGTACCTGGCAGGCTTTACCATTTTGTTCATTGCGTATGAGGCAGGATTGCTGAGATAA
- a CDS encoding ATP-binding protein — protein MLFRRKVYEKLLYWKKMAAGSTAVLLEGARRIGKSTIIEEFAKNEYDDYLILDFALENQDIRENFRENLNDLDAFFRTLFLLKGKSLKGKRCAIIFDEVQLFPEARQAIKYLVKDGRYDYLETGSLISIRKNVQNILIPSEEYRIRMFPMDFEEYLWAIQDEITGPAIRDAFARRKPLGDKIHRVIMKKFRTYMAVGGMPQAVEALVEGKDFAQIDFIKRNILDLYEEDLAKYDQQNHDKASVVFRTIPEQLENKNSHFKLSLLGKNARYRNYVEAVSFIADSMIGNECINVTKPEPALELFADRSNFKLYMGDTGLLVTQIMRSDAETGDALYKALITGRLGINEGMVMENMVAQMLRAAGHGLYFHEYRYCPEGSQRENSYEIDFLIVRNKKLCPLEVKSSGYQTHKSFDYLVKKYQLKMEERYILYTRDLQMKEGIGFLPLYMAMCL, from the coding sequence GTGCTGTTTCGGAGAAAGGTCTATGAAAAACTGCTGTATTGGAAAAAAATGGCAGCCGGTTCTACGGCGGTACTGCTGGAAGGGGCACGGCGTATTGGAAAAAGTACCATCATTGAGGAATTTGCAAAAAACGAGTATGATGACTATCTGATTTTGGATTTTGCTCTGGAAAATCAGGACATCAGAGAAAATTTTCGGGAAAATCTGAACGATTTGGATGCTTTTTTTCGTACTCTGTTCCTTTTGAAAGGAAAATCCCTCAAGGGAAAACGCTGTGCCATTATTTTTGACGAGGTACAGCTTTTCCCGGAAGCCAGACAGGCCATCAAGTATCTGGTGAAGGACGGCCGGTATGATTATCTGGAAACCGGTTCTCTGATTTCCATCCGCAAGAATGTACAAAATATCCTGATCCCTTCCGAAGAATATCGGATCAGGATGTTTCCCATGGATTTTGAAGAGTATCTGTGGGCCATCCAGGACGAAATCACGGGACCAGCCATCAGGGACGCCTTTGCCCGGAGAAAACCGTTGGGGGATAAAATCCATCGGGTCATCATGAAAAAGTTCCGCACCTACATGGCCGTGGGGGGAATGCCCCAGGCAGTGGAGGCCCTTGTGGAAGGGAAGGATTTCGCCCAGATCGATTTCATCAAACGCAATATCCTGGACCTGTATGAGGAAGACCTGGCAAAATATGATCAGCAGAATCATGACAAGGCTTCCGTGGTATTCCGTACGATTCCGGAACAATTGGAAAACAAGAATTCTCATTTCAAACTGTCCCTGTTGGGAAAAAATGCACGGTATCGGAACTATGTAGAAGCCGTTTCCTTTATAGCGGATTCTATGATCGGCAATGAATGCATCAACGTAACCAAACCGGAACCAGCACTGGAACTGTTTGCGGACCGGAGCAATTTTAAACTGTATATGGGGGATACGGGGCTTTTGGTGACCCAGATCATGCGCAGTGATGCAGAAACAGGAGATGCCTTGTACAAAGCGCTGATTACCGGGCGTTTGGGAATCAATGAGGGAATGGTTATGGAAAACATGGTGGCCCAGATGCTGCGGGCGGCCGGGCATGGCCTGTATTTCCATGAATACCGCTACTGTCCTGAAGGCAGCCAAAGGGAGAATTCTTATGAGATTGATTTCCTGATTGTGAGGAATAAGAAACTCTGCCCCCTGGAAGTGAAATCCTCAGGCTACCAGACCCATAAATCCTTTGACTATCTGGTGAAAAAGTACCAATTGAAAATGGAAGAACGGTACATCCTCTATACCCGGGATCTGCAGATGAAAGAAGGAATCGGATTCCTTCCCTTGTATATGGCTATGTGTCTCTAA